The following proteins come from a genomic window of Mauremys mutica isolate MM-2020 ecotype Southern chromosome 7, ASM2049712v1, whole genome shotgun sequence:
- the VDAC2 gene encoding voltage-dependent anion-selective channel protein 2 isoform X2 — translation MTYPPPCSPPPPRPPMAIPPSYADLGKSARDIFNKGYGFGLVKLDVKTKSASGVEFTTAGSSNTDTGKVNGSLETKYKWAEYGLTFTEKWNTDNTLGTEIAIEDQIAKGLKLTFDTTFSPNTGKKSGKIKSSYKRECVNLGCDVDFDFAGPAIHGSAVVGYEGWLAGYQMTFDSAKSKLTRNNFSVGYKTGDFQLHTNVNDGSEFGGSIYQKVSDSLDTAVNLAWTAGSNSTRFGIAAKYQLDSTASISAKVNNSSLVGVGYTQTLRPGVKLTLSALVDGKSINSGGHKLGLGLELEA, via the exons ATGACTTATCCTCCACCATGTTCCCCTCCGCCTCCGAGAC CTCCAATGGCGATCCCTCCATCATATGCAGATCTTGGCAAATCTGCCAGAGATATCTTCAACAAAGGCTATG GTTTTGGGCTGGTGAAATTGGACGTGAAAACAAAGTCTGCAAGCGGGGTG GAATTCACAACAGCTGGTTCATCAAACACAGACACAGGGAAAGTGAATGGGAGCTTGGAGACCAAATACAAATGGGCTGAGTATGGTCTGACTTTCACAGAAAAATGGAACACAGATAACACTCTGGGAACAGAAATTGCGATTGAAGATCAG ATTGCCAAAGGTTTGAAGCTAACGTTTGACACAACCTTCTCACCAAACACGGG GAAGAAAAGTGGCAAAATTAAGTCATCTTATAAACGTGAATGTGTAAATCTTGGTTGTGATGTTGACTTTGATTTTGCTGGACCTGCGATCCATGGCTCGGCTGTCGTTGGTTACGAGGGCTGGCTTGCTGGTTATCAGATGACTTTTGATAGTGCCAAATCGAAGCTAACAAGGAATAACTTCTCTGTGGGTTACAAAACTGGAGACTTCCAACTGCACACTAACGT CAATGACGGGTCAGAATTTGGTGGCTCAATTTACCAGAAAGTGAGTGACAGTCTTGATACTGCTGTAAATCTAGCTTGGACAGCAGGCAGCAACAGCACTCGTTTTGGTATTGCAGCTAAATACCAGTTGGATTCCACTGCTTCCATCTCT GCAAAAGTGAACAACTCTAGTTTAGTTGGAGTGGGTTACACCCAGACCTTGAGGCCAG GTGTGAAGCTTACACTCTCCGCCCTGGTAGATGGGAAGAGCATCAATTCTGGAGGTCATAAACTTGGTCTTGGTCTGGAGTTGGAAGCTTGA